GGTCTATGACCTTGTCATCGGCGGCAAGCACATCAAGGCCAAAGAGGAGTTCGTTTCTTACAACCCCTCGGACAAGAGCCCGGTCGGCACGTTCCAGAAGGCGACCGTGAAGGAAGCCGAGCAGGCGATGAAGGCCGCGCTCAAGGCGTTCGAGACATGGCGCTACATGCCTGCCATCGAGCGGGCCGGCATCGTCCTGCGCGCATCGCGGATGATGAAGCAGCGTCGGTTCGAGTTCGACGCCGCGATGATTCTCGAAGAGGGGAAGAACTGGCTCGAGGCGGACGCGGACTTCGCCGAGGCGGTGGACTTCCTCGAGTTCTATGCGAGAGAGGCGATTCGGTACGACCAGCCTGGCGGCGTGACGACGTATCCAGGCGAGAGTAACGAGGTACGCTACATCCCGCTGGGCGTAGGCATCGTGATTCCGCCTTGGAACTTCCCGTGCGCCATCATGGCCGGGATGACGACTGCGGCTGCGGTCACGGGCAACACCGTGGTGCTGAAGCCTTCGTCGGACGCGCCGCTGCTCGCGGCCTTGTTCATGGACGTGCTGGAGAAGGCCGGTATGCCGGCCGGAGTCGTGAATCTCCTCACCGGGCCCGGTGGCTCGGTCGGTGACTATCTCGTTGAACACCCGAAGACGCGGTTCATTTCGTTCACCGGGTCCAAGTCCGTGGGCTTGGGTATTATCGAGAAAGCGGCGAAGACCCAGAAGGGCCAAATCTGGGTCAAGCGGGTCGTGGCCGAGATGGGCGGCAAGGACTGCATCATCGTTGATTCCGAGGCCGACGTGGCCGACGCGGTGGAGGGCGTGGCCATCGCCGCGTTCGGGTTCCAGGGGCAGAAGTGCTCGGCCTGCTCACGGGCCATCGTGGACGCGAAGGTGTACTATGAGTTCGTGCGACTGCTGGTCGAGCGGGTGAAGAAGATCACCGTTGGCCCGACCGCGGACCGCGCGAACTGGATGGGACCGGTCATCAACGAGCGGGCGTACAATTCGCACCTTGAGTACATCAAGGTCGGGAAGGAAGAGGGCAAGCTCGCCATCGGTGGCAAGCCGGGACCCGAGGGCGGCTGGTTCATCCAGCCCACCGTGTTCGTCGACATACCGAGGAACGCGCGGCTCGCCCAGGAGGAGATCTTCGGGCCGGTGCTCGCCGTCATCAAGGCGGACAACTACTCCGATGCCCTGGCGATAGCTAACGGCACCGAGTATGGTCTGACCGGTGCGGTCTATTCCCGCAACCGGGAGAAGATCTACCGGGCCAAGCGCGAGTTCATGGTCGGCAACATGTACATCAACCGAAAGTGCACGGGCGCGCTGGTCGACGTGCAGCCGTTTGGCGGATTCAACATGTCCGGTACCGACTCCAAGGCCGGCGGCCGCGACTATCTGCTGCTCTTCCTGCAGGCGAAGTCGATGACGGAGCGGTTCTGATAGGACCTATGGAGAACAAGATGCCAAACAAGAAGCGCGTCATTATTGTCGGTGCGGTCGGGATGGACTACCACGTCTTCAACACCTACTTCCGCGACAACCCCGAGTACGAGGTCGTGGCGTTCACGATGGCCAAGGAGCAGAACCTGGGGACGACCGGCGGTGCGCGACCATACCCGGCGAGCCTCTGCGGCAAGCTCTACCCGAACGGAATCCCGACCCGGTACGAGCACGAACTGCCCAGCCTGATAAAGGAACTGAAAGCGGAAGAAGTCGTCTTCGCCTACTCGGACGTGCCCCACGTCTACCTGATGAACCTCGCGTCGCAGGCGCTGGTGGCCGGGGCGAACTGGCGGCTCATCGCGCCCCGGTTCGTCCAGATTCAGGCGAACAAGCCGATTGCCGCAGTCTGCGCCGTCCGGACCGGTTGCGGCAAGTCCCAGACGTCGCGCCGCGTCTATGAAATCCTGAAGAACAAGGGCCTGAAAGTTGTGGCGATACGCGAGCCGATGCCCTACGGCGACCTTGAGAAACAGGTCTGGCAGCGGTTCGCCACCTACAAGGACCTTGACGACCAGCAGGCGACCATCGAGGAGCGCGAGGAGTACGAGCCGTACATCGACTGCGGTATGGTCATCTATGCCGGGTGCGACTACGCGGAAATCCTCAAGCACGCCGAGGCCGAGGCCGACGTCATCGTCTGGGACGGCGGCAACAACGAGATATCCTTCTACAAGCCGGACTGCCTCGTCGTCATCGTGGACCCGTTGCGGCCCGGGCACGAACTGCGCTATCATCCGGGCGAGGTCAATCTCCGCGCTGCCGACGTCGTGGTCATCAACAAAGAGGACACAGCCAAGCCGACCGACATCGAGAAGGTGCGCGCGAACGTGAAGCAGGCGAACCCGAACGCGGTCATCATCGACGCCGATTCACCGCTAACCGTGGCCGACCCGGCCGCGGTCAAAGGCAAGCGCGTGCTCGTGGTCGAGGACGGCCCGACCGTGACGCACGGCGGCATGGGCTACGGCGCGGGCAAAATCGCCGCGCAG
The genomic region above belongs to bacterium and contains:
- a CDS encoding cyclic 2,3-diphosphoglycerate synthase produces the protein MPNKKRVIIVGAVGMDYHVFNTYFRDNPEYEVVAFTMAKEQNLGTTGGARPYPASLCGKLYPNGIPTRYEHELPSLIKELKAEEVVFAYSDVPHVYLMNLASQALVAGANWRLIAPRFVQIQANKPIAAVCAVRTGCGKSQTSRRVYEILKNKGLKVVAIREPMPYGDLEKQVWQRFATYKDLDDQQATIEEREEYEPYIDCGMVIYAGCDYAEILKHAEAEADVIVWDGGNNEISFYKPDCLVVIVDPLRPGHELRYHPGEVNLRAADVVVINKEDTAKPTDIEKVRANVKQANPNAVIIDADSPLTVADPAAVKGKRVLVVEDGPTVTHGGMGYGAGKIAAQQFGAKEMVDPRPFVVGSLKKTMEEFKHLQKVLPAMGYSAEQLKELEATINAADCDVVLSGTPIDLTRIIKVNKPIVRVSYRLQEKSKPDLEDVITDMLKRKGLKA
- the pruA gene encoding L-glutamate gamma-semialdehyde dehydrogenase; translated protein: MLPKFSNEPYLDFSRPENQEPMKKALADLKAKSSTVYDLVIGGKHIKAKEEFVSYNPSDKSPVGTFQKATVKEAEQAMKAALKAFETWRYMPAIERAGIVLRASRMMKQRRFEFDAAMILEEGKNWLEADADFAEAVDFLEFYAREAIRYDQPGGVTTYPGESNEVRYIPLGVGIVIPPWNFPCAIMAGMTTAAAVTGNTVVLKPSSDAPLLAALFMDVLEKAGMPAGVVNLLTGPGGSVGDYLVEHPKTRFISFTGSKSVGLGIIEKAAKTQKGQIWVKRVVAEMGGKDCIIVDSEADVADAVEGVAIAAFGFQGQKCSACSRAIVDAKVYYEFVRLLVERVKKITVGPTADRANWMGPVINERAYNSHLEYIKVGKEEGKLAIGGKPGPEGGWFIQPTVFVDIPRNARLAQEEIFGPVLAVIKADNYSDALAIANGTEYGLTGAVYSRNREKIYRAKREFMVGNMYINRKCTGALVDVQPFGGFNMSGTDSKAGGRDYLLLFLQAKSMTERF